One segment of Campylobacter hominis ATCC BAA-381 DNA contains the following:
- the htpG gene encoding molecular chaperone HtpG, with amino-acid sequence MAKRKFKTEVNQLLNLMINSLYSNKEIFLRELISNASDALDKLNYLALTKDEYKKLTYTPKIEITLDKEAKTLTISDTGIGMDENELENNLGTIARSGTKGFIEQLSGDAKKDSNLIGQFGVGFYSAFMVADKIEVLTKKPLSDEAFSWKSDANDYTIEKAEKADFGTQITLYLKDDEFLDSYRLENIIKKYSNHIPYPIFLQKEKYVASQKEGEEGHYESEISQVNKANALWRLPKSNLKEQDYFDFYKQISHDSSDPLLYIHTKAEGVHEYTTLFFVPSVQPFDLFRVDYQSGVKLYVKRVFITDDAKELLPPYLRFVRGIIDIEDLPLNVSREILQENRIMQTVKAASVKKILGELEKIKNSDKEKYAKFYKLFGKVLKEGLWGFSTEKDEILKLCLFKSSKTGELIDLAEYKKSMAAEQKEIYYISGGKAETLKNSPLLEEFNAKNIEVLICDDEIDTIIMPMIGEFDKTPIKSVMDADFSDDKGEISAQDLEIAEKIKENLKDKVKDVKISKRLKNALGVLVFDKNDPNYAMQAIYKQMGQENLPEVLPILEINKDHEIIKKLIANQSEIAKISNIIFDLAKLSEGQNIDDASEFAKNVSEIIAKAI; translated from the coding sequence GATTAATTCGCTTTATTCAAATAAAGAGATTTTTTTACGCGAACTTATCTCAAATGCAAGCGACGCTCTTGACAAACTTAATTATCTTGCGCTCACGAAAGATGAGTATAAAAAATTAACTTACACACCTAAGATTGAAATAACTCTTGACAAAGAAGCAAAAACTTTAACGATAAGCGATACCGGAATAGGAATGGATGAAAACGAACTTGAAAACAATCTCGGAACCATCGCAAGAAGCGGAACAAAAGGCTTTATAGAACAACTTAGTGGAGATGCTAAAAAAGACAGCAATCTAATCGGACAATTCGGTGTAGGATTTTATTCCGCGTTTATGGTTGCTGATAAAATCGAAGTTTTGACTAAAAAACCTCTTAGCGACGAAGCTTTTTCTTGGAAAAGCGACGCGAACGACTACACAATCGAAAAGGCGGAAAAGGCGGATTTTGGAACGCAAATCACACTATATCTTAAAGACGATGAATTTTTAGACAGTTACCGCCTTGAAAATATCATCAAAAAATATTCAAATCACATTCCTTATCCTATTTTTTTACAAAAAGAAAAATATGTAGCTAGCCAAAAAGAGGGCGAAGAAGGGCATTATGAGAGTGAAATTTCACAAGTTAATAAAGCAAACGCTCTTTGGAGACTTCCAAAAAGCAATCTGAAAGAGCAGGATTATTTTGATTTTTATAAGCAAATCAGCCACGACAGCAGCGATCCGCTACTTTACATTCACACTAAAGCGGAAGGCGTTCACGAATATACAACGCTGTTTTTTGTTCCAAGCGTTCAACCTTTCGATCTTTTTCGCGTGGATTATCAAAGCGGTGTAAAACTTTATGTAAAACGCGTTTTTATAACCGATGACGCCAAAGAGCTCTTACCGCCTTATTTGAGATTTGTACGCGGAATAATCGATATAGAAGACTTACCGCTAAATGTGAGTCGTGAAATTTTGCAGGAAAACCGCATAATGCAAACAGTAAAAGCTGCAAGCGTAAAGAAAATTTTGGGCGAGTTGGAAAAAATAAAAAATAGTGATAAAGAAAAATATGCGAAATTTTATAAACTTTTCGGCAAAGTTTTAAAAGAAGGGCTTTGGGGATTTTCTACCGAAAAAGATGAAATTTTAAAACTTTGTCTTTTCAAATCAAGCAAAACAGGCGAATTGATTGATTTAGCGGAATATAAAAAATCAATGGCGGCAGAGCAAAAAGAGATTTATTATATCAGCGGCGGGAAAGCTGAAACTCTTAAAAATTCGCCTCTTTTAGAGGAATTTAATGCTAAAAATATAGAAGTTTTAATTTGCGACGATGAAATCGATACGATTATAATGCCGATGATCGGTGAATTCGATAAAACACCTATAAAAAGCGTAATGGATGCCGATTTTAGCGATGATAAAGGTGAAATTTCAGCGCAGGATCTTGAAATAGCGGAAAAAATAAAAGAAAACTTAAAAGATAAGGTAAAAGATGTAAAAATTTCAAAAAGACTTAAAAACGCTTTAGGTGTTCTTGTATTTGATAAAAATGATCCGAATTACGCTATGCAAGCGATTTATAAACAAATGGGACAGGAAAATTTACCTGAAGTTTTACCGATACTTGAGATAAATAAAGATCACGAAATCATCAAAAAATTAATTGCAAATCAAAGCGAAATTGCTAAAATTTCAAACATTATTTTTGATCTTGCGAAACTTAGCGAAGGTCAAAATATTGATGATGCAAGTGAATTTGCAAAAAACGTAAGCGAAATAATCGCAAAAGCGATTTAA
- a CDS encoding macro domain-containing protein — translation MTVKLGDIVKQKADYALNPSNTKMLLGSGVFMAFYRNCGGTVLQE, via the coding sequence TTGACTGTAAAATTAGGCGATATCGTAAAGCAAAAAGCCGATTATGCGCTAAATCCGTCAAATACCAAAATGCTTTTAGGAAGTGGCGTTTTTATGGCTTTTTATAGAAATTGCGGCGGCACCGTTTTACAAGAGTAA